In one Chloroflexi bacterium ADurb.Bin180 genomic region, the following are encoded:
- the gtaB_2 gene encoding UTP--glucose-1-phosphate uridylyltransferase, which translates to MVKAEQIRKAIIPVGGLGTRLLPATKALPKELLPVGRRPMVQYVVEEMRAAGLENICFVTGRKKALIQEHFDHDPELVRYLQDKRSDGLLAELAYLESGLHLTYIRQGGPQGVADALSLAEDWVGGSAFVAALGDSIICESDMGALLRSMITEHQKGGIAAVIAVEPNTRDRSRHHSLVVPADSESVTGGAFEVAQIVDKQRASDTKRDWTIAARYVFGPAIFEAIRCTRPARSGELQLVDALRMLLRQGERVRAVCLKQGQRHHDIGNFDGYFRACIEFALADDELGPEMREYVQDCLQRTSACGEDS; encoded by the coding sequence ATGGTAAAAGCTGAGCAGATTCGTAAGGCAATCATCCCTGTTGGTGGACTCGGCACCAGACTGTTGCCTGCAACCAAGGCGCTGCCTAAGGAGCTCCTGCCTGTCGGTCGGCGCCCGATGGTGCAGTATGTGGTGGAGGAAATGCGCGCTGCGGGCCTGGAGAACATCTGCTTTGTCACGGGGCGCAAAAAGGCCCTGATCCAAGAGCACTTTGACCACGACCCCGAACTGGTCCGCTATCTGCAAGACAAACGCAGCGACGGCCTGCTGGCAGAGCTGGCCTACCTGGAATCGGGCCTGCATCTCACCTACATCAGGCAGGGCGGACCCCAGGGTGTCGCCGACGCATTGAGTCTGGCCGAGGATTGGGTCGGCGGCAGCGCCTTTGTGGCGGCACTGGGCGACTCGATCATCTGCGAGTCAGATATGGGCGCGCTATTGCGCAGCATGATCACCGAACACCAGAAGGGCGGCATAGCCGCCGTCATTGCGGTAGAGCCCAATACTCGGGATCGCTCGCGACACCATAGTCTGGTGGTGCCAGCAGACAGCGAGAGCGTGACCGGCGGCGCCTTCGAGGTGGCGCAGATCGTCGACAAACAGCGGGCTTCTGACACCAAACGTGACTGGACCATCGCCGCGCGCTACGTTTTTGGCCCGGCCATCTTCGAGGCCATCCGCTGCACTCGCCCGGCCCGCAGCGGCGAACTGCAGTTGGTCGATGCGCTGCGCATGCTGCTTCGTCAGGGCGAAAGGGTGCGGGCGGTTTGCCTCAAACAGGGCCAGCGCCATCACGACATTGGCAACTTTGATGGCTACTTCCGTGCCTGTATCGAGTTCGCCCTTGCGGACGACGAGCTGGGCCCCGAAATGCGCGAGTACGTTCAGGACTGCCTGCAGCGCACGTCCGCCTGCGGTGAGGATTCGTAG